The Setaria italica strain Yugu1 chromosome IX, Setaria_italica_v2.0, whole genome shotgun sequence genome has a window encoding:
- the LOC101782692 gene encoding uncharacterized protein LOC101782692 yields MSAAATGQEVAPAIVAAVEVEEWEVCACCGLREECTPAYAAGVRARYGGRWLCGLCGDAVSEEVAARGGSVLEVEAAIARHAAFCRSLDGRRTPVAAERLIAAVRRLLRNAGGKEEKAVVVVEIQEAS; encoded by the coding sequence ATGTCCGCGGCGGCAACCGGGCAAGAGGTGGCGCCGGCCATCGTGGCGGCGGTCGAGGTGGAGGAGTGGGAGGTGTGCGCGTGCTGCGGCCTGAGGGAGGAGTGCACGCCGGCGTACGCCGCCGGGGTGCGCGCGCGGTACGGCGGGCGCTGGCTGTGCGGGCTCTGCGGCGACGCCGTGAGCGAGGAGGTCGCCGCCCGGGGCGGGTCGGttctggaggtggaggcggcgattGCGAGGCACGCCGCCTTCTGCCGGTCGCTCGACGGGCGCCGGACGCCGGTCGCTGCCGAGCGGCTCAtcgcggcggtgcggcggctgCTCCGCAACGCCGGgggcaaggaggagaaggctgtggtggtggtggagatcCAGGAGGCCTCATGA